GATGTAGTTGGTCTGTGTCCGAGTGTTCGAGCCGTCGCCATTCGCTGCGGTCAGGTTGACGGTGTAGGTGCCGGCGGTTGTGTAGGTGTGGATTGGGTGCTGCTCGGTCGAGGTCGCGCCGTCGCCGAAGCTCCACGACCAGGAGGTCGGGCTGCCGGTGGAGGTGTCGGTGAACCGGACGGTGAGCGGGGCATAACCGCCTGTCACATTCGCAGTAAAGGAAGCAACTGGTGCGGGAATCGGGTTGGAGGGAGAAAATACCTGGACTCTGTTATTGTATTCATCTACCACAAAAACCAGGCCGTCCGCATCGATGCAGATGCCCTGGGGCACATCAAACTCGCCGTCGCCGGAGCCGCGGGTTCCCCATGTGGTGATGCAAACACCATTACTGGTGAACTTCTGGACACGGTAATTACCCGGGTCTGTCACATAGATATTGCCCGTTCCGTCCGATGCGATTCTTTCCGGGCGATAAAACTGCCCGTCCCCGGTGCCGGATGAACCCCATCCGGTGACGAATGTGCCGTTACTGTCAAACTTCTGGACGCGGATATTGTTGCAATCTGCAACATAGACATAACCGGCCGGATCAACTGCAATCCCGCGCGGTTCTCCAAACCTCCCGTCACTGATGCCGGCCGATCCCCATTTTGTGATGAAGGTGCCGTTCCTATCAAACTTCTGAATGCGATTATTGCCGGTATCTGCCACATAGATGAATCCATCTGCGTCTGCTGCAATGCTCTCCGGGTTGTCAAACGCCCCGTCACTCGTTCCATACGAGCCCCATTTTCTGATGAACGTTCCGTTTGTGTCGAATTTCTGGATGCGATGATTGCCGGTATCTGCTACATAGATGAAGCCATCTCCGTCGATGGCGACACCTTCCGGCATGAAGAATTTCCCATCAGCCTCATCTACAGGAATCTCCCCCGGAGCGGTGGGTGATCCACGCTCGCCGAACGTGGTGATAACGGTGCCGTTTCTGTCGAACTTCTGGATGCGATGGTTGTTGGTGTCTGCCACAAGCACAGCACCGTCGCCGTCCCCCGCCATCCCGTTCGGATGATAAAACTCTCCATCACCAGGCGGTTCGCCGCCCCATGCGGTGATGAAGGCGCTGTCGCTGCTGAACTTCTGGACGCGGTTATTATAGAAGTCTGTTACATAGATGCTGCCAGTGCTGTCAATGGCAATACTATGGGGGCCATCAAAATTCCCGTCATCAGCACCCCTGCTTCCCCATGCGGTGATGAAGGTACCGGTGCTGCTGAAGGTCTGGATGCGGTTGTTCATGCTATCGGCAACGTACACGGTGCCGGTACCATCGACCTGAATGCCTTCCGGACTTCTGAACATCCCGTTTCCGGTGCCATAAGAGCCCCATTGTGTGATAAATGCCCCGTTGCCGTCGAACTTCTGGACACGGTTATTGATCTGATCGGTGATATACATGGCACCGTCGGCATCGACCGCGATGCCGCTTGGTCCTAATCCGAACTCTCCGTCACCCGATCCCTGCGAGAACCTGAACTGTCCGATGAAGGTGCCGTTGGTGGTGAACTTCTGAATACGGTTAACTACGAAATCTGCAACATAGACATTCCCGGAATCATCGATTGCAATACCCTTTGCATCCTGGAACTGCCCGTCGCCGGTACCGGCCGATCCCCATTCGGTAACGAAGGATCCTTCGCGGGTGAACTTCTGGATACGGCTACCGGTTGAGGCATACACGAAGCCATCGGCATCAACTGCAATACCATATGCCTCCCCTTGCAGAAATCCCTCTTCCCACTCTGCTCCAAACTGCCCGTCCCATGACGTAATAAAAGTGCCATTACTATCGAATTTCTGGATGCGATTGTTGCCCGAATCTATCACATAGATCACACCGTCATTATCTATCGCAGTTCCAGTCGGGGCAAGGAGCCGTCCGTCCCCGTACGATCCCCACTCCCCGGCATAGGTATAGTTCTCAGGGGGCGGGGTTGCGGTAATGAAATTGCTCTTTTCTTCGGTATCGCTTCCGATTGCAGTGGTGACGGTGAGAGAGACGGTGTAGGTTCCCGGGTTCGTGTATATCTTCGTCGGGTTCTTTTCAGCTGATGTTGTTCCATCGCCGAAGGTCCAGTGCCATGCTGCGATATCCCCGGTCGATGCATCGGTGAATGTGACGGTCAGCGGCGTTTCACCGGATGTCGGGGTGCCGGCAAAGCCGGCAACCGGCATTCCTTCAATGGTGGGTGAGAAGACCTGTATCCTGTGGTTCCTTGCATCCGATACATAGACGCTACCCGTACTGTCTACCTGAACATCAAACGGCTCGTTGAACTGGCCTTCATCTGATCCAAAGGCCCCTATTTGGGTCAGATACGTTCCGTTTGCGGCAAAAATCTGGATGCGGTGGTTTTTGGCATCTGCTACATAGACATTGTCCGCATCGTCCACCGCAATACCCTTCGGTCCGGAGAACTCTCCGTCTCCTGATCCCGGAGCTCCCCATTTTGTGATGAACGTACCGTTGCTATCGAACTTCTGAACCCGATTATTCCCCCAGTCGACCACATAGACATTACCGCCTGAATCAGCGGCGATACCCATAGCCGAGTTGAACTGTCCGTCACCGGAGCCGGATGTCCCCCATTTCGTGATGAACGTTCCATTCCGGCTGAACTTCTGGATCCGGTCGGCATCGGTCACATAGACATCTCCTGCCGTGTCCGCCGCCACACCGTACAGATACGTGAACTGTCCGTCACCGGAGCCGTATGATCCCCATTCCGAGACGAACGAACCCGTGCTGTCAAACTGCTGTATGCGGGCATTCCAGGTATCGGTCACATAGAGATTCCCCTCCCCGTCTGCACCAATATCCCTCGGGACGTCAAACTCTCCCTCTCCTGAGCCGGACGTTCCCCACTTCTGCATAAAGGTACCGTTCCCATCGAACCTCTGGATACGATAATTTCCCTGATCGACGACAAAGAGCGTACCGCCGCCATCCACGGCCAGCCCTTCGGGATAGACAAACTGCCCGTCATTTGAACCCCTTGAGCCCCATTGGGTGGTAAATGTGTAATCTCCCGGCACCGGGACATCAACGACATTGATAAAATGCTCTTTTGTTCGAGTACTGCTCCCGTCTTCATTTGTTGCATTCAGCGAGACGGTGTAGGTGCCGACTGCTGTGTATGTCTTTTGAGGGTGCTGTTCTGTGGAGTTTGTTCCATCCCCAAACTGCCAGAGCCATGCAGTCGGGTTTCCGGTCGAGAGATCGGTAAACTGCACCGTAAGTTGACGGATGCCGGCCGTGGGCGTTCCTGTGAAGTT
The nucleotide sequence above comes from Methanoculleus taiwanensis. Encoded proteins:
- a CDS encoding PKD domain-containing protein — encoded protein: MAQWGSFGSDDGQFVRPEGICVDSKGNVYVTDTYYVADSSSIQEINNRIQKFDGSGTFITKWGSNGTGAGQFSYPRGIAADGDDMIYVVEENNHRVQKFNANGLYITQWGSEGSGDGQFERPGGIAADSAGNIYVADTHNHRVQKFDSTGAFITAWGAQGSANGQFNFPLAIAVSSDGYVYVGDENYRIQKFDANGTFITRWGSEGMGDGRFTYPPSGMAVDDSGNIFVAEGQYYTGTGLLYRIQKFDANGTFITKWGYRGTGEGGFQYPRGIAVDQNGFVFVADGWLKSQPHRIQTFALQRDDLIVNFTGEPQEGDSPLLVNFTDTSTGTPTAWSWTFGDGNTSAEQHPSNIYTSPGTYNVSLTVENAVGSNTTTKNGYITVHELIAGFIGEPREGDFPLLVNFTDTSTGSPTSWLWAFGDGGSATEQHPNYTYTAPGNYSVSLTVENAGGSNTTTEDEYIIARDWVKADFTVDTTEGVAPLTVQFTDTSTGGLAPPDAWEWTFIRFDDIEWQYTTNEQNPSYTFTIPDYYIISLHVARDNVTDIAVLSDGIRVTQAPPVASFIGNTTEGPAPLTVQFTDTSTGNVSEWNWDFGDGVTSTEQHPLKTYGIPGLYTVSLNATNDGGSSLETKTDYITVTGSPTPPLANFAGTPTTGAAPLTVQFTDLSTRGPTQWFWQFGDGTNSTAQNPKKTFTTAGTYTVSLTATNAAGGDGVTKTDYITVTTPVPPAANFTGTPRTGTAPHTVQFTDLSTGNPTAWFWQFGDGTNSTEQNPLKVYTTAGSYSISLNATNAQGSSSTVEDNYITVTDGQTPPVATFSGAPTNGTAPLVVQFTDLSTGTPTAWLWQFGDGTNSTEQNPEKIYTTPGTYTVSLNATNAQGSSSVIKDQFITVTDTPSPPAANFTGTPTAGIRQLTVQFTDLSTGNPTAWLWQFGDGTNSTEQHPQKTYTAVGTYTVSLNATNEDGSSTRTKEHFINVVDVPVPGDYTFTTQWGSRGSNDGQFVYPEGLAVDGGGTLFVVDQGNYRIQRFDGNGTFMQKWGTSGSGEGEFDVPRDIGADGEGNLYVTDTWNARIQQFDSTGSFVSEWGSYGSGDGQFTYLYGVAADTAGDVYVTDADRIQKFSRNGTFITKWGTSGSGDGQFNSAMGIAADSGGNVYVVDWGNNRVQKFDSNGTFITKWGAPGSGDGEFSGPKGIAVDDADNVYVADAKNHRIQIFAANGTYLTQIGAFGSDEGQFNEPFDVQVDSTGSVYVSDARNHRIQVFSPTIEGMPVAGFAGTPTSGETPLTVTFTDASTGDIAAWHWTFGDGTTSAEKNPTKIYTNPGTYTVSLTVTTAIGSDTEEKSNFITATPPPENYTYAGEWGSYGDGRLLAPTGTAIDNDGVIYVIDSGNNRIQKFDSNGTFITSWDGQFGAEWEEGFLQGEAYGIAVDADGFVYASTGSRIQKFTREGSFVTEWGSAGTGDGQFQDAKGIAIDDSGNVYVADFVVNRIQKFTTNGTFIGQFRFSQGSGDGEFGLGPSGIAVDADGAMYITDQINNRVQKFDGNGAFITQWGSYGTGNGMFRSPEGIQVDGTGTVYVADSMNNRIQTFSSTGTFITAWGSRGADDGNFDGPHSIAIDSTGSIYVTDFYNNRVQKFSSDSAFITAWGGEPPGDGEFYHPNGMAGDGDGAVLVADTNNHRIQKFDRNGTVITTFGERGSPTAPGEIPVDEADGKFFMPEGVAIDGDGFIYVADTGNHRIQKFDTNGTFIRKWGSYGTSDGAFDNPESIAADADGFIYVADTGNNRIQKFDRNGTFITKWGSAGISDGRFGEPRGIAVDPAGYVYVADCNNIRVQKFDSNGTFVTGWGSSGTGDGQFYRPERIASDGTGNIYVTDPGNYRVQKFTSNGVCITTWGTRGSGDGEFDVPQGICIDADGLVFVVDEYNNRVQVFSPSNPIPAPVASFTANVTGGYAPLTVRFTDTSTGSPTSWSWSFGDGATSTEQHPIHTYTTAGTYTVNLTAANGDGSNTRTQTNYI